The window GTTAGCGGCCTCAAAGAAGGCAATTTGGTACGTTATGCCGGTGTCGAGGTTGGGCGCGTTAAACAGGTAAAGGTTACGCCTGAGGGGGTAGCTGTCACTCTTATCATTAATGAAGGGGTGAAGATTCCGGAAGGCTCTAAAATTAGTATTGGCACTGACGGTCTGCTGGGTGAAAAGTACATCAATATCGCCCCGCCGCAGAGCAGTTCGGGCTATCTCCAGCCCAACTCCGTAATTAAGGGTGATGTGCCGCAGGATCTTGACAAACTGATTGCCACAGCCGATAAAGTTCTGCTGGATATGCAGAAACTGGTCAATTCACTCAATGATGTGTTTGGTGATGAAAAGGTAAAGACTTCGCTTATCGAATCGGCGGTTAATGCGCGCGAGCTAACTAATAATCTCAAAAATATGAGTGCGGTAATGGCCCGGCTGGCTGAAAACAACGAGGCCGATGTCAACACCATGGTAAGTAATCTCACTGCCATGTCAGAAAGCCTGCGCAGTGTTACGTCCCGAGTGGACAAGATGCTAGCCGATGTAGATAATAATGGACAAACAGCACGCGATTTTCGCCAAACTCTGGAAAACATCCGAGTAACTAGCGAACGGGTAGAAAAAATGGCAGCCTCGCTTGAAGGCGTCGTGACTGATCCCGAAACCACGCGCGATATAAAAGAAACCCTTAAAAATGCCCGTGAGGTCTCGGCCAAGGCAAATAGCATGCTGACAAAAGTTCAGGAAATTGAAACTGAAGCAGGATTTGAAGTACTGTACAATTCAGATAACGAAAAGTATAAGAGCACAGCTGATGTTAAAATTTCCTCAGGCGAGGACTTTGCTGTTATTGGCGTCAGTAACATCGGCAATGGTTCCAAAACCAACCTCCAGGTTGGCAAAGGAACTGACAAGTTTGCGGCACGCGCCGGTATTGTCGAAGGCGAAGCCGGTATTGGAGTGGATACCAAGTTAGGCAATCAAATGCGCTTATCGCTTGATGTTTATGACCCCAATGATCTCCGTGTCAAGCTGCGCACTCAGTATCAAATAGCTCCGGAAACTTATCTTGTTGGCCAAACCGACAGCCTTAACAAAGATCCGGAAAAAAATACCTATATTGGACTGCGCCAAACATTCTAACTATTGACACTAACTTGCATTTCAGAATATAATTATTAGGCAACTGACTGAACAGTCTAAGAATTAATATAGATTAATTTATTATAGTAAACCTGTTGAGGAGGAATATAATAATGGTAACCACTAAGCCTTGGAAGAAATGCCTCAGCGTTCTGCTGATCGGCGGCTTTCTCGTTTTAAATACTACGGTGGTTTTTGCGGCACCGGTGGAACTTACGCTCGATGAGAGTATTGCCTTGGCGTTAAAGAATAACCCGGCAATAAAAATGGCCGATGCTGACAGGGAACAAGCAGATTGGGCAGTTAGCGCGGCTAAGGCCGGCAAGCTGCCGCAGCTTTCGTATGATTTTACAGCCAGCCGTTTTGATCCAACTAATCCGCTAACCGGTGCTGATGAGAAATATTCTAATAGCCTTTCACTCAATTTGCCGTTATACACCGGCGGCAAAGTCACAGGTGGTATTGACAAGGCTAGGATTGGGCTAAAGTCCGCTGATTTAAATGTCGACAAAACCAAACAGCAAATAAAACTCGATGCTACCTCAGGCTATTACAATATTCTGCAAACTAAGAATTTGGTCAAGGTAGCGCAGGAATCAGTAGACAGCTTGACCGAGCATCTTAAAAATGTACAGGCCCAGTTTAGTGTCGGCACTGTTGCCAAGTCCGATGTACTGCGTTCGGAAGTTGAATTAGCAAATGCTCAGCAAAACTTGATAAAAGCTCAAAATGCTTATGATTTGGCTGTTTCAAGTTTCAATAATGTTGTTGGTCTGCCGTTAGATACCGAGCTGACCATAAAGGAAGAACTTAAATACGAGAAATATAATATGTCCTTAGAGGATAGTATTAAATATTCAATGGACAACCGACCTGAGGTTGCCATCGCTAATTATGCTGTGGAAGCCGCCAAGAAAGATGTTAAAATTGCTAAGGGTGATCGTCTGCCTTCGATAGGGGCCAATGCTTCGACCGGATGGTCTGATACTGAATTTCCAGGAACGGAAAATGAAGAGTGGGCGGTCAGTGTTAAAGCCAGTTGGAATATTTTTGACTCAGGCTTGACAAGGTCCAAGATCAAACAGGCCGATGCTTCGGTAGAAAGAGCCATTCACCAGGCGAAGCAAACCAGTGATGCAGTTCAGCTTGATGTGCGCAATGCATACCTTAGCATGAAGGAAGCTGAGAAACGAATCGAAACAACCGATGTGGCTGTTGAAAAGGCAGAGGAAGATTTCAAAATTGCCCAAGTTCGTTACAGCGCCGGTGTTGGTACCAACCTTGACGTAATGGATGCTCAAGTAGCGCTTACTCAAGCCAAAACAAACTATATCCAAGCCCTTTATGATTACAACACCAGCAAAGCTAACCTCGAAAAAGCCATGGGTGTACCAGTACAATAA is drawn from Veillonellaceae bacterium and contains these coding sequences:
- a CDS encoding TolC family protein, which translates into the protein MVTTKPWKKCLSVLLIGGFLVLNTTVVFAAPVELTLDESIALALKNNPAIKMADADREQADWAVSAAKAGKLPQLSYDFTASRFDPTNPLTGADEKYSNSLSLNLPLYTGGKVTGGIDKARIGLKSADLNVDKTKQQIKLDATSGYYNILQTKNLVKVAQESVDSLTEHLKNVQAQFSVGTVAKSDVLRSEVELANAQQNLIKAQNAYDLAVSSFNNVVGLPLDTELTIKEELKYEKYNMSLEDSIKYSMDNRPEVAIANYAVEAAKKDVKIAKGDRLPSIGANASTGWSDTEFPGTENEEWAVSVKASWNIFDSGLTRSKIKQADASVERAIHQAKQTSDAVQLDVRNAYLSMKEAEKRIETTDVAVEKAEEDFKIAQVRYSAGVGTNLDVMDAQVALTQAKTNYIQALYDYNTSKANLEKAMGVPVQ
- a CDS encoding MCE family protein, encoding MNMSTEAKVGGVTLLGLILLAYMIIHLGGFTFGDKGYPVTAMFNQVSGLKEGNLVRYAGVEVGRVKQVKVTPEGVAVTLIINEGVKIPEGSKISIGTDGLLGEKYINIAPPQSSSGYLQPNSVIKGDVPQDLDKLIATADKVLLDMQKLVNSLNDVFGDEKVKTSLIESAVNARELTNNLKNMSAVMARLAENNEADVNTMVSNLTAMSESLRSVTSRVDKMLADVDNNGQTARDFRQTLENIRVTSERVEKMAASLEGVVTDPETTRDIKETLKNAREVSAKANSMLTKVQEIETEAGFEVLYNSDNEKYKSTADVKISSGEDFAVIGVSNIGNGSKTNLQVGKGTDKFAARAGIVEGEAGIGVDTKLGNQMRLSLDVYDPNDLRVKLRTQYQIAPETYLVGQTDSLNKDPEKNTYIGLRQTF